Proteins found in one Candidatus Omnitrophota bacterium genomic segment:
- a CDS encoding dihydroorotate dehydrogenase electron transfer subunit yields the protein MRQLKAEILSNKKVGSGFYRMKLGENYLAKITRAGQFVEVRCSSGAETLLRRPLGVHRIWPDGIEMLYEVVGKGTALLSEKKAGEKLDMIGPLGNGFDTDLASDINILVAGGIGVAPLTALAENLRARQNKKVHVMIGARTRSHIMCKEEFKSLGCSVKISTDDGSRGYKGFATELLINLLATCKPETYLPQFRRVMVYACGPMEMLRAVRAITLKRGIPCQVSLEERMACGVGVCLGCPVKMKTGGYKMVCKDGPVFNTEDLAW from the coding sequence ATGAGACAGTTAAAAGCGGAGATATTATCGAATAAAAAAGTCGGCAGCGGCTTTTATAGAATGAAGCTCGGTGAAAACTATCTGGCAAAAATCACGCGGGCCGGGCAGTTCGTTGAAGTAAGATGCTCGAGCGGCGCGGAAACGCTTCTTCGCAGGCCGCTCGGCGTGCATAGGATATGGCCCGACGGTATCGAGATGCTGTATGAGGTGGTGGGGAAGGGTACTGCGCTTCTCTCCGAAAAAAAAGCCGGCGAAAAACTGGATATGATCGGGCCTCTGGGGAACGGTTTCGATACGGATCTCGCGTCTGATATCAATATACTGGTAGCGGGAGGGATCGGCGTGGCGCCTCTTACGGCGCTCGCGGAGAACTTACGCGCAAGACAGAATAAAAAAGTGCATGTCATGATCGGCGCCAGGACGAGATCGCATATAATGTGCAAAGAAGAGTTCAAGTCTCTGGGATGCAGCGTCAAGATTTCCACGGATGACGGGTCAAGGGGCTATAAGGGCTTTGCGACGGAGCTTCTCATTAATTTACTTGCAACCTGTAAGCCTGAGACCTATTTGCCCCAATTCAGGCGCGTGATGGTCTACGCTTGCGGCCCGATGGAGATGCTGAGGGCCGTAAGGGCGATTACGCTAAAGCGCGGCATCCCGTGCCAGGTCTCGCTCGAAGAGCGCATGGCATGTGGAGTAGGAGTTTGCCTGGGCTGTCCCGTAAAGATGAAGACGGGCGGCTACAAGATGGTCTGTAAGGACGGCCCGGTTTTTAACACGGAGGATCTCGCCTGGTGA
- the pyrF gene encoding orotidine-5'-phosphate decarboxylase: protein MDPKEKLIIALDVDTKEKALSLVDMLKSDVKFFKIGLELFSSCGPSIVGDVSRKSCRIFLDLKYHDIPNTVSKSAVSVTKLGVFMLNLHALGGYEMMKKAASAVRQEADRLKITRPKVIAVTILTSMDETALKKAGINDTMDAAVLRLAKLAKEAGLDGVVASPSEIKLLREGLGKDFLIVTPGVRPEWAAAGDQKRIATPAQAIRDGASFIVVGRPVTEAKDPREAARKILKEMDL, encoded by the coding sequence ATGGATCCGAAAGAGAAGCTGATAATAGCGCTTGACGTGGATACGAAAGAGAAAGCGTTGTCGCTCGTCGATATGTTAAAGAGCGATGTAAAGTTTTTCAAGATCGGCCTTGAGCTCTTTTCATCATGCGGCCCGTCAATCGTCGGAGACGTAAGTCGAAAGAGCTGTCGGATATTCCTGGACCTGAAGTATCATGATATACCCAATACCGTATCAAAGTCTGCGGTAAGCGTAACCAAGCTGGGCGTCTTCATGTTAAATCTTCATGCGCTTGGCGGATATGAAATGATGAAGAAGGCCGCGTCGGCTGTCAGGCAGGAGGCCGATAGATTAAAGATAACAAGGCCGAAGGTCATCGCCGTCACTATCCTTACAAGCATGGATGAAACGGCCTTGAAGAAAGCGGGTATAAATGATACTATGGACGCCGCGGTCTTGAGGCTGGCGAAGCTGGCAAAAGAGGCAGGACTCGATGGTGTTGTCGCCTCACCGTCCGAGATCAAGTTATTGCGAGAAGGCCTCGGCAAGGATTTTCTGATAGTCACTCCCGGGGTGCGGCCTGAATGGGCCGCGGCAGGCGACCAAAAGAGGATCGCGACGCCTGCTCAGGCGATTAGGGATGGTGCCAGCTTTATCGTAGTCGGCCGCCCTGTGACGGAGGCCAAAGACCCGCGGGAAGCGGCAAGAAAAATATTGAAAGAGATGGATCTGTGA
- a CDS encoding dihydroorotate dehydrogenase, with protein sequence MNLGVKIGKLKLKNPVMVASGTWGAEYGELYDINKLGAIVLKTITLEERTGNPSPRVCETASGMLNSIGLENKGVEDFINNKLPKLRGAKTHVIASIAGSGKNEFKELARRLSRCERVNALELNLSCPNISYGSGEDLIAHNEKAVYEVVKAVKRSTGLTIITKLSPNVTDIKVFAKAAEAGGSDAIALTNTFIGMAVDINTKKPMLGNVTGGLSGPAVKPLSLRAVWEASKAIDIPIIGIGGIMDYRDAVEFMLCGASAIQVGTANFVNPRAPVEIIKGLEEYLKKKNINSVSKLIGAVKLG encoded by the coding sequence ATGAATCTAGGAGTTAAGATAGGGAAGCTGAAACTGAAAAACCCGGTGATGGTGGCCTCCGGCACATGGGGCGCCGAATACGGGGAGCTCTACGATATCAATAAGCTCGGCGCGATCGTGCTTAAGACTATTACTCTCGAAGAGCGCACGGGTAACCCGTCGCCGCGCGTATGTGAGACAGCGTCCGGCATGCTTAACTCGATAGGCCTTGAGAATAAGGGCGTCGAGGATTTTATCAATAACAAATTGCCTAAATTACGCGGCGCCAAGACGCATGTGATAGCAAGCATCGCAGGTAGCGGCAAGAATGAGTTTAAAGAGCTTGCCAGGCGCCTTTCCAGATGCGAACGAGTGAATGCGCTCGAACTTAACCTCTCATGCCCCAATATCAGCTATGGTTCAGGAGAAGACCTTATCGCGCATAATGAGAAAGCGGTCTATGAAGTCGTGAAAGCCGTAAAGCGCTCGACAGGGCTCACGATAATAACGAAGCTCTCTCCCAATGTTACGGATATTAAGGTCTTCGCGAAGGCGGCCGAGGCGGGAGGTTCCGACGCCATCGCGCTCACCAACACATTCATAGGCATGGCGGTGGATATTAATACGAAGAAGCCGATGCTCGGCAATGTCACAGGCGGATTGAGCGGACCGGCGGTAAAACCACTGTCATTAAGGGCCGTCTGGGAGGCGAGCAAAGCTATCGACATCCCGATCATCGGCATCGGCGGTATAATGGATTATAGGGATGCCGTGGAATTTATGCTCTGCGGGGCGAGCGCTATCCAGGTTGGGACAGCTAATTTCGTTAACCCCAGGGCACCGGTGGAAATAATCAAGGGCCTGGAAGAATATTTAAAGAAAAAGAATATAAACAGCGTTAGTAAATTAATCGGAGCGGTAAAACTAGGATAA